A single Sphingopyxis chilensis DNA region contains:
- a CDS encoding TadG family pilus assembly protein, producing the protein MAMLSLLCRLVHSRRASISITTAFGMTMLIGSAAFAVDLGSLYLDRRKLQGIADAAAMAAAGRPGEERTAAERIIAANCDCGIEIAALTPGTYTADPSIAAEQRFTGGGASPNAIRVTLTRDRPLFFGSFLTGRQDSIIRATATGARRGYAAFSLGSRVAALNGGLPNALLSSLTGSEVSLSVMDYNALASTDIDLLAFSDALRIELDADVLTFGQTLNTQATLPQVVSALARASDGQAASALEHIADSALPRALLPSRAIDLGPRSSSIRVDAANPVKVNALSLLRTMLLLGNANRQVDLSLASSLPGGSGIDVALLVGEPPADSPLIAVTDTNDVIIRTAQVRLKIDTRVATPLASVHVPLLAELGSASARITDIDCAPNSSAAVSLGVVTSPAMVAIGTVPDGDFQDMQRPLDPQPARVVKLPLVSVNAGAQLTLSDLGEKPVAFSRSEIEEGRVKTVSSTGLVAGAAESLADEMELDVNVLGLVLNLNALTTIVGETVALAAPVLDSVLSDLTGLLGLQVGQADTRVNALRCGKSRLV; encoded by the coding sequence ATGGCAATGCTTTCCCTCCTGTGCCGCCTTGTCCACAGCCGCCGCGCAAGCATCAGCATCACGACCGCTTTCGGGATGACGATGCTGATCGGGTCGGCGGCGTTCGCGGTCGATCTTGGCTCGCTCTATCTCGATCGCCGCAAACTGCAGGGCATCGCCGATGCCGCGGCAATGGCGGCGGCGGGACGGCCGGGCGAAGAGCGGACGGCGGCGGAACGGATCATCGCGGCCAATTGCGATTGCGGCATCGAAATCGCCGCGCTCACGCCCGGCACCTATACGGCGGATCCGTCGATCGCGGCGGAACAGCGCTTCACCGGCGGGGGGGCATCGCCGAATGCGATACGCGTCACGCTGACGCGCGATCGCCCGCTGTTCTTCGGCAGCTTCCTGACCGGCCGGCAGGACAGCATCATCCGCGCGACCGCGACCGGTGCGCGGCGAGGCTATGCCGCCTTTTCGCTCGGATCGCGCGTGGCGGCGCTGAACGGCGGCCTGCCCAATGCGTTGCTGTCCAGCCTGACCGGGAGCGAGGTCAGCCTGTCGGTGATGGATTATAATGCGCTTGCCAGCACCGATATCGACCTGCTCGCCTTTTCGGACGCGCTCAGGATCGAACTCGACGCCGATGTCCTGACCTTCGGCCAGACGCTGAACACGCAGGCGACGCTGCCGCAGGTGGTGTCGGCACTGGCCCGCGCGTCGGACGGGCAGGCAGCAAGCGCCCTCGAGCATATCGCCGACAGCGCGCTCCCGCGCGCGCTGCTGCCGTCGCGGGCGATCGACCTGGGGCCGCGTTCGTCGAGCATCCGCGTCGATGCTGCCAATCCGGTCAAGGTCAATGCGCTCAGCCTGCTTCGCACCATGCTGCTGCTCGGCAATGCGAATCGCCAGGTCGATCTGTCGCTTGCGAGCAGCCTGCCCGGTGGATCGGGCATCGATGTCGCGCTGCTGGTCGGCGAGCCTCCCGCCGATTCCCCGCTGATCGCGGTGACCGACACCAACGATGTCATCATCCGCACCGCGCAAGTTCGCCTGAAGATCGATACGCGTGTCGCCACGCCGCTCGCCAGCGTCCATGTACCGCTACTTGCGGAGCTCGGATCGGCGTCGGCGCGGATCACCGACATCGACTGCGCGCCGAACAGCAGCGCCGCGGTGTCGCTGGGGGTCGTGACGTCTCCGGCGATGGTGGCGATCGGTACGGTTCCCGACGGCGATTTTCAGGACATGCAGCGCCCGCTCGATCCGCAGCCCGCGCGGGTGGTGAAGCTGCCGCTGGTCAGCGTCAATGCGGGGGCCCAACTGACCCTGTCCGACCTTGGCGAAAAGCCCGTCGCCTTCTCGCGCAGCGAGATCGAAGAGGGGCGGGTGAAGACGGTGTCGAGCACGGGGCTGGTCGCAGGCGCGGCGGAGTCGCTGGCGGACGAGATGGAACTCGACGTCAACGTCCTCGGCCTCGTTCTCAACCTGAATGCCTTGACCACGATCGTCGGCGAGACCGTCGCGCTTGCGGCGCCGGTGCTCGATAGCGTGCTGTCGGATCTGACCGGACTGCTCGGCTTGCAGGTCGGACAGGCCGATACGCGAGTCAACGCGCTGCGCTGCGGCAAGTCGCGGCTGGTCTGA
- a CDS encoding CaiB/BaiF CoA transferase family protein produces the protein MALQGIRVLDFGRYIAGPYCAALLADYGADVIRIEAPGGNDDRYTVPVADDGSGAMFMQMNRAKRCLTLKPGSPEGREIVRRLVETADVVIANLPHDALVKLGLDYESLSATNPRIILATASAFGSEGPLASRVGFDAVGQAMSGTVHLTGSPDQPYRAQVNYVDFGTALHCAFGVMLALREREATGKGQCVSGSLLGTALALSNALTIDHALNGIDREPIGNRSFSSGPTDVFRTRDGWIITQIVGAPIFARWAGLVGRPELVDDPLYASDILRGDNGEELSAIMQRWCIERTNADAIAELAAGRVPAAPVLRAGEVLAQPQVAAMGLVEPVDYPGAAAAVPVIRAPIRLSSSDKVTPSRAPRVGEHSDAILAGIGYDAEAIAALRAAKII, from the coding sequence GTGGCGCTGCAAGGAATCCGCGTACTCGATTTCGGCCGTTACATCGCTGGCCCCTATTGCGCGGCCCTGCTCGCCGATTATGGCGCCGATGTCATCCGGATCGAGGCGCCCGGCGGCAACGACGACCGTTACACCGTGCCGGTCGCGGACGATGGATCGGGCGCGATGTTCATGCAGATGAACCGCGCCAAGCGCTGCCTGACGCTGAAGCCCGGAAGCCCCGAGGGACGCGAGATCGTCCGGCGGCTGGTCGAGACGGCGGATGTCGTGATCGCCAACCTGCCGCATGATGCGCTCGTCAAGCTCGGCCTCGATTATGAAAGCCTTTCTGCGACCAATCCGCGCATCATTCTCGCGACCGCGTCGGCATTCGGCAGCGAAGGGCCGCTCGCGAGCCGCGTCGGGTTCGATGCGGTCGGGCAGGCGATGTCGGGCACGGTGCATCTCACGGGCTCGCCCGACCAGCCCTATCGCGCGCAGGTCAATTATGTCGATTTCGGCACCGCGCTCCATTGTGCCTTCGGGGTGATGCTGGCGCTGCGCGAGCGTGAGGCGACGGGGAAGGGGCAATGCGTGTCGGGATCGCTGCTCGGTACCGCGCTAGCGCTGTCGAACGCGCTGACGATCGACCATGCGCTGAACGGGATCGACCGCGAGCCGATCGGCAATCGTAGCTTCAGCTCTGGGCCGACTGACGTTTTCCGCACCCGCGACGGTTGGATCATCACCCAGATCGTCGGCGCGCCGATCTTCGCGCGCTGGGCCGGGCTCGTCGGGCGTCCCGAACTGGTCGACGACCCGCTCTACGCCAGCGACATCCTTCGCGGCGATAATGGCGAGGAGCTGAGTGCGATCATGCAGCGTTGGTGCATCGAGCGGACGAACGCCGATGCCATCGCGGAACTGGCGGCAGGGCGCGTCCCGGCCGCGCCGGTCCTGCGCGCGGGAGAGGTGCTGGCGCAGCCGCAGGTCGCGGCGATGGGGCTGGTCGAGCCGGTCGATTATCCGGGAGCGGCGGCGGCGGTGCCGGTAATCCGTGCGCCGATCCGCCTGTCGTCGAGCGACAAGGTGACACCAAGCCGCGCGCCGCGGGTGGGGGAGCATAGCGACGCGATCCTCGCCGGGATCGGCTATGATGCCGAAGCGATCGCGGCTTTGCGCGCAGCGAAGATTATTTGA
- a CDS encoding amidohydrolase family protein has protein sequence MARFAFALAATLACSTSVWAQSAPAPAAATDAKEDKWDVNAPPGLATRKVQLSVDEGSWMNVDVAPDGRTIAFDLLGDIYTMPIEGGTPTRIAEGLAFEHQPRFSPDGKRIAFVSDRAGGDNIWLMNRDGSDKRQISKEDFRLLNQPSWSPDGQFLVAKKHFTTGRSLGTGEVWMYHVSGGAGVPLVKKPNEQHQKELGEPIFSADGKSVFYTRNVTPGPIFEYAQDSNTDLFHIERYSLDDGEVSTAASGPGGAVRPTPSPDGKRLAFVRREGTQSKLYVKDLASGAEKKVYDALDQDVQETWAVTGVYPNMAWTPDSRDIVFWAGGKLRRVNGDGGEARVIPFSIGDDRVIVDATHPAVEVAPDSFATQMPRWAEVSPDGRSVVFETLGKLWVKPATGGTARRLTNARDGAMELWPSWSRDGKSVVFVRWTDAGMGEIHVTGAGGGASRKLTAAPGHYAEPRFSPDGKTIVFERRGSGGLTSARWSEDPGVYLVAAAGGTAERISSDGAKPQFGAASDRVFMVTAGGGKSQLVSTDLHGEDKRVHANGELVSDYEISPDGRTLAFRQNYDAYVTPLMPGGQDVALGIKSGALPVTRVSGSGAEYMHWSDGGRRLHWSRGATLFSTDLASLFTNAPADEKAPKFTPPTDGVSLSMTQAAAKHKGIVVITGARIVTMADKDGGVIENGAIVIDGDRITAVGPAGAITVPAGAVTVDATGKTIVPGFVDAHAHGSHGDDELVPQQNWSEIVNLAMGTTTSHNPSSRASEIFVSSEMQRAGLILAPRIFSTGEVIYGAKAAGVYAEINGYDDALAHVRRLKAQGAHSVKNYNQPRRDQRQMVVKAAQVEGLTVVPEGGSLFTQDVTLIQDGNSTVEHNIPLHTFYKDLVQLWGQTQVDYTPTLVVTYGGPAGDPYWRAHTNVWEHPILTRHIPPTELAANNKRRVIAPEGDYVDDDSAREAGKIAAAGRMVSIGAHGQQSGLGAHWEIWSFVRGGWSNIDALRAATIMPATSLGYGKDVGSLEAGKLADLLILDADPTQDIRNTEKIHRVMLGGRLYDPLTMNEAETGDSKRAPYWWEADKP, from the coding sequence ATGGCGCGCTTCGCTTTCGCCCTCGCGGCGACTCTGGCTTGTTCAACCTCGGTATGGGCGCAGAGCGCTCCCGCTCCGGCGGCCGCAACGGATGCGAAGGAGGACAAGTGGGACGTCAACGCCCCGCCGGGGCTCGCGACGCGCAAGGTCCAGCTATCGGTCGACGAAGGCAGCTGGATGAACGTCGACGTCGCGCCCGACGGCCGCACGATCGCGTTCGACCTGTTGGGCGATATCTATACGATGCCGATCGAAGGCGGCACGCCGACACGCATCGCCGAGGGGCTGGCCTTTGAGCACCAGCCGCGCTTCTCACCCGACGGCAAGCGCATCGCCTTCGTCTCCGACCGTGCCGGCGGTGACAATATCTGGCTAATGAACCGTGACGGTAGCGACAAGCGCCAGATTTCGAAGGAGGATTTCCGTCTGCTCAACCAGCCGAGCTGGTCGCCCGACGGCCAGTTCCTCGTCGCCAAAAAACATTTCACGACAGGCCGCTCGCTCGGCACCGGCGAAGTGTGGATGTATCATGTGTCGGGCGGCGCCGGCGTGCCGCTGGTCAAGAAACCCAATGAGCAGCACCAGAAGGAACTGGGCGAGCCCATCTTCTCCGCCGACGGCAAGAGCGTCTTCTATACGCGCAACGTCACCCCCGGGCCGATCTTCGAATATGCGCAGGACAGCAACACCGACCTCTTCCATATCGAGCGCTACAGCCTCGACGATGGAGAGGTCAGCACCGCGGCCTCGGGGCCCGGCGGCGCGGTCCGGCCGACGCCATCGCCCGACGGCAAGCGTCTGGCCTTCGTGCGGCGCGAAGGCACGCAGTCCAAGCTCTATGTGAAGGACCTCGCCTCGGGCGCCGAAAAGAAGGTTTATGATGCACTCGATCAGGATGTGCAGGAAACCTGGGCGGTGACCGGCGTCTACCCGAACATGGCGTGGACGCCCGACAGCCGCGACATCGTCTTCTGGGCCGGCGGCAAGCTGCGCCGCGTGAACGGTGACGGTGGCGAGGCGCGCGTCATCCCGTTCAGCATCGGCGACGACCGGGTGATCGTCGACGCGACGCATCCCGCGGTCGAGGTCGCACCCGACAGCTTTGCGACGCAAATGCCGCGCTGGGCCGAAGTGTCGCCCGATGGCCGCAGCGTCGTCTTTGAAACGCTCGGCAAGCTCTGGGTCAAGCCCGCCACCGGCGGCACCGCGCGGCGGCTGACGAACGCGAGGGACGGCGCCATGGAGCTGTGGCCAAGCTGGTCGCGCGACGGCAAGTCGGTCGTGTTCGTGCGCTGGACCGACGCGGGCATGGGCGAAATCCACGTTACCGGCGCGGGCGGCGGCGCGTCGCGGAAGCTGACCGCGGCGCCCGGTCATTATGCCGAACCGCGCTTCTCGCCCGACGGCAAGACGATCGTATTCGAACGGCGCGGTAGCGGCGGGCTGACCTCGGCGCGCTGGAGCGAGGACCCCGGCGTCTATCTTGTCGCCGCGGCGGGTGGCACAGCCGAACGGATCAGCAGCGATGGCGCCAAGCCGCAATTCGGCGCGGCAAGCGACCGCGTCTTCATGGTCACGGCGGGCGGCGGCAAGAGCCAGCTCGTGAGCACCGACCTTCATGGCGAGGACAAGCGCGTCCATGCCAATGGCGAGCTCGTCAGCGATTATGAAATCTCGCCCGACGGCCGCACGCTCGCCTTCCGGCAGAATTACGACGCATATGTCACCCCTTTGATGCCCGGCGGACAGGATGTGGCGCTCGGCATCAAGAGCGGCGCGCTGCCCGTAACCCGCGTTTCTGGAAGCGGCGCCGAATATATGCACTGGTCGGACGGCGGCCGCCGCCTGCACTGGAGCCGCGGCGCGACGCTGTTCAGCACCGATCTTGCCAGCCTCTTCACCAACGCCCCCGCCGATGAAAAGGCGCCGAAGTTCACCCCGCCGACCGACGGCGTGTCGCTGTCGATGACGCAGGCGGCGGCGAAGCATAAGGGCATCGTCGTCATCACCGGCGCCAGGATCGTGACCATGGCCGACAAGGACGGCGGCGTGATCGAAAATGGCGCGATCGTCATCGACGGCGACCGCATCACCGCGGTCGGTCCGGCGGGTGCAATCACTGTTCCCGCGGGCGCGGTGACCGTCGATGCGACGGGCAAGACGATCGTCCCCGGCTTCGTCGACGCCCACGCGCACGGGTCGCACGGCGACGACGAACTGGTGCCGCAGCAGAATTGGTCCGAAATCGTCAATCTGGCGATGGGCACAACGACGAGCCACAACCCCTCGTCGCGCGCGTCGGAGATTTTCGTCTCGTCCGAAATGCAGCGCGCGGGTCTGATCCTCGCGCCGCGTATCTTTTCGACCGGCGAGGTCATCTATGGCGCCAAGGCGGCGGGCGTCTATGCCGAGATCAACGGCTATGACGACGCGCTCGCACACGTCCGCCGGTTGAAGGCGCAGGGCGCGCACAGCGTCAAGAATTACAACCAGCCGCGCCGCGATCAGCGGCAGATGGTCGTAAAGGCCGCGCAGGTCGAAGGCCTGACCGTCGTGCCCGAGGGCGGCTCGCTGTTCACGCAGGACGTGACACTGATCCAGGACGGCAACTCGACGGTCGAGCACAATATCCCGCTCCACACCTTCTACAAGGACCTGGTGCAGCTGTGGGGGCAGACGCAGGTCGATTATACCCCGACCCTCGTCGTGACCTATGGCGGCCCCGCCGGTGACCCCTATTGGCGCGCGCATACGAACGTCTGGGAGCATCCGATCCTGACCCGGCATATCCCGCCGACAGAACTCGCCGCGAACAACAAGCGCCGCGTGATCGCGCCCGAGGGCGATTATGTCGACGATGATTCGGCGCGCGAGGCGGGCAAGATCGCAGCAGCGGGCCGCATGGTGTCGATCGGTGCGCACGGCCAGCAGTCGGGTCTCGGCGCGCATTGGGAAATCTGGTCGTTCGTGCGCGGCGGGTGGAGCAATATCGACGCGCTTCGCGCCGCGACGATCATGCCCGCAACGTCGCTGGGCTATGGCAAGGACGTCGGATCGCTCGAGGCGGGCAAGCTCGCCGACCTGCTGATTCTCGACGCCGACCCCACGCAGGACATCCGCAATACCGAGAAGATCCACCGCGTGATGCTCGGTGGGCGGCTCTACGATCCGCTCACGATGAACGAAGCCGAGACGGGCGATAGCAAGCGCGCACCCTATTGGTGGGAGGCCGACAAGCCCTGA
- the yghU gene encoding glutathione-dependent disulfide-bond oxidoreductase, producing MTDNSEYVPPKIWTWDKESGGRFANINRPVAGPTHDKELPIGKHPLQLYSLGTPNGVKVTVMLEELLAAGHSGAEYDAWLINIGEGDQFSSGYVAANPNSKIPVLIDRSGAEPIRVFESGAILIHLAEKFGAFLPTDTAKRAETLSWLMWQMGSTPFLGGGFGHFYAYAPTKQEYPINRYAMEVKRQLDVLDRRLAESEYIAGADYTIADMAIWPWYGALAKGLVYDAGEFLQVDEYKNVQRWTDQLAARPPVKRGRMVNRVTGDPASQLRERHDASDFDLRTQDKLQDAE from the coding sequence ATGACCGACAACAGCGAATATGTGCCGCCGAAAATCTGGACATGGGACAAGGAAAGCGGCGGTCGTTTCGCGAACATCAATCGCCCTGTCGCGGGGCCGACGCACGACAAGGAACTGCCGATCGGCAAGCATCCGCTCCAGCTCTATTCGCTCGGCACGCCCAATGGCGTGAAGGTCACGGTGATGCTCGAGGAGCTGCTCGCGGCCGGCCATAGCGGCGCCGAATATGACGCGTGGCTCATCAACATCGGCGAGGGCGACCAGTTTTCGAGCGGCTATGTCGCGGCCAATCCGAACAGCAAGATCCCGGTGCTCATCGACCGCAGCGGCGCCGAACCGATCCGTGTCTTTGAATCGGGAGCGATCCTGATCCATCTTGCCGAAAAATTCGGCGCCTTCCTGCCGACCGATACCGCGAAGCGTGCCGAAACGCTGTCGTGGCTGATGTGGCAGATGGGCAGCACGCCGTTCCTTGGCGGCGGCTTTGGCCATTTTTACGCTTATGCGCCGACGAAGCAGGAATATCCGATCAACCGCTATGCGATGGAAGTGAAGCGCCAGCTCGATGTGCTCGACCGGCGTCTTGCGGAGAGCGAATATATCGCCGGCGCCGACTATACGATCGCCGACATGGCGATCTGGCCTTGGTATGGCGCGCTCGCCAAGGGGCTCGTCTATGACGCGGGCGAGTTCCTGCAGGTCGACGAATATAAGAATGTCCAGCGCTGGACCGACCAGCTGGCGGCGCGCCCGCCGGTCAAACGCGGTCGCATGGTGAACCGCGTGACGGGCGATCCTGCGAGCCAACTGCGCGAGCGTCACGATGCGTCGGACTTCGACCTGCGCACGCAAGACAAGCTGCAGGATGCCGAATGA
- a CDS encoding TadE/TadG family type IV pilus assembly protein, with product MADFQRLSRRVRQIARTGLTLARGERGAAIVEMALVLPLLLALLMGVLVYGQYFMLAHNVQQAANDGARASIVGLDLADRSAVATRAVARSLQTVGGTHSVAVSETSEAITVAVTYTAPQDSFLRSSFVPSPDHVIRASATFELPVD from the coding sequence ATGGCAGACTTCCAACGACTTTCGCGGCGCGTCCGCCAGATTGCCCGGACTGGCCTTACCCTGGCGCGCGGGGAGCGCGGCGCCGCCATCGTCGAAATGGCGCTGGTGCTGCCGCTGCTCCTCGCGCTGCTGATGGGCGTGCTCGTCTACGGCCAATATTTCATGCTCGCGCATAATGTGCAGCAGGCCGCCAACGATGGAGCGCGGGCCTCGATCGTCGGCCTTGACCTCGCCGACCGTAGCGCGGTCGCGACCCGCGCGGTGGCGCGCAGCCTTCAGACCGTCGGCGGCACGCACAGCGTCGCGGTGTCCGAAACGAGCGAAGCGATCACCGTCGCCGTCACCTACACCGCGCCACAGGACAGCTTCCTGCGGTCGAGCTTCGTGCCATCGCCGGACCATGTCATTCGTGCCAGCGCGACCTTCGAACTGCCGGTCGACTGA